A region from the Meiothermus sp. CFH 77666 genome encodes:
- a CDS encoding (Fe-S)-binding protein — MLTTPEKIAFLLLVLASLYFGGGALLRVYRAIRRGQPEDRFDHLPARLGRALWQTLTMQTVFKKRPWVSLLHAFVFYGFVFYLSVNLVDVLEGFFPIKARGGFWNGYNLVADLLTALILVGIVGLLIRRYSRVGRKTFQWNEKTPLHEKVRHGIPTDSAIVGGFILFHVGSRLLHKAAQAANLDYGPDPYQPVASLASALFLWVDVDRIVIVEHLFWWFAIGSILLFIPYFARSKHIHLFLAPLNLAFKKEKPGALLPIARDFEELEKLEKFGVARLEDFSWPRLLDAYSCIMCNRCQEVCPAYTTGKALSPAAILISERYELNQILPDFAAGKESPRPLMDFAMNEESIWACTTCNACIEVCPVGNEQMLHILDVRRERVMMQGEFPAQLNNAFKGMERNGNPWNLGADKRLGWTEGLPFEVQTVAQNPEAEVLYWVGCAPSYDPRAQKTARAFAEILHESGVSWAVLGKEEKCTGDAARRAGNEFLFMQLATENVATLNAAMEARPKTIVTTCPHCFHTLANEYRDFGGTYTVKHHTEYIAELLDTKRLELLPMAGEVTYHDPCYLGRHNGVITEPRQVIQATGLKLHEPARHGKNSFCCGAGGAQFWKEEEPGHERVSTNRYRELKGTKAETIAVGCPFCMQMMNLESAQEPEGQAPRVLDISELVVQNLKRKPAEAGEATD, encoded by the coding sequence ATGCTGACCACCCCCGAAAAAATCGCTTTCCTGCTCCTGGTGCTGGCCTCGCTTTACTTTGGCGGGGGAGCCCTGCTGCGGGTGTACCGGGCCATCCGCCGGGGCCAGCCGGAAGACCGCTTCGACCACCTGCCCGCTCGGCTGGGGAGGGCTTTGTGGCAGACCCTCACCATGCAGACCGTCTTCAAGAAGCGGCCCTGGGTGAGCCTCTTGCATGCCTTCGTGTTCTACGGCTTTGTCTTTTACCTGAGCGTGAACCTGGTGGATGTGCTCGAGGGCTTCTTTCCCATCAAGGCCCGGGGGGGCTTTTGGAACGGTTATAACCTGGTAGCCGACCTCCTGACCGCCCTGATCCTGGTGGGCATCGTGGGCCTGCTGATCCGGCGCTACTCGAGGGTCGGGCGCAAGACCTTTCAGTGGAACGAGAAAACCCCCCTGCACGAGAAAGTGCGCCATGGCATCCCCACCGACAGCGCCATTGTGGGGGGGTTCATTCTCTTCCACGTAGGGAGCCGTCTGTTGCACAAGGCCGCCCAGGCTGCCAACCTGGACTATGGCCCCGACCCCTACCAGCCGGTGGCCAGCCTGGCCTCGGCTCTCTTCCTTTGGGTGGACGTGGATCGCATTGTGATTGTTGAGCACCTCTTCTGGTGGTTTGCCATTGGCTCCATATTGCTTTTCATCCCCTACTTTGCCCGCTCCAAGCACATCCACCTGTTCCTGGCCCCCTTGAACCTGGCCTTCAAGAAGGAAAAGCCGGGGGCCCTCTTGCCCATTGCCAGGGACTTCGAAGAACTGGAAAAGCTGGAGAAGTTCGGGGTAGCCAGGCTGGAAGACTTTAGCTGGCCGCGCCTGCTGGACGCCTATAGCTGCATCATGTGCAACCGCTGCCAGGAGGTCTGCCCGGCCTACACCACCGGCAAAGCCCTCTCCCCGGCGGCCATCCTGATTAGCGAGCGCTACGAGCTGAACCAGATTCTGCCCGATTTTGCGGCGGGCAAGGAGAGCCCCCGACCCCTGATGGACTTTGCCATGAACGAAGAGTCCATCTGGGCCTGCACCACCTGCAATGCCTGCATCGAGGTGTGCCCGGTGGGCAACGAGCAGATGCTGCATATTCTGGATGTACGGCGCGAGCGGGTGATGATGCAGGGCGAGTTCCCGGCCCAACTGAACAATGCCTTCAAGGGCATGGAGCGCAACGGCAACCCCTGGAACCTGGGGGCCGACAAGCGCCTGGGCTGGACCGAGGGGCTTCCCTTTGAGGTGCAAACCGTAGCCCAGAACCCCGAAGCCGAGGTGCTCTACTGGGTGGGCTGTGCGCCTTCCTACGACCCCCGGGCCCAGAAAACCGCCCGGGCCTTTGCGGAAATCCTGCACGAGTCCGGGGTGAGCTGGGCGGTGCTGGGCAAGGAGGAAAAGTGTACCGGCGACGCCGCTCGCCGGGCCGGCAATGAGTTCTTGTTTATGCAGCTCGCCACCGAGAACGTAGCCACCCTCAACGCGGCCATGGAGGCTAGGCCCAAAACCATTGTGACCACCTGTCCCCACTGCTTCCACACCCTGGCCAACGAGTACCGGGACTTTGGTGGAACCTACACCGTCAAACACCACACCGAGTACATCGCCGAGCTCCTGGATACCAAGCGCCTCGAGCTTCTTCCCATGGCGGGCGAAGTCACCTACCACGACCCCTGCTACCTGGGGCGGCACAATGGGGTGATTACCGAACCCCGGCAGGTAATCCAGGCCACCGGCCTCAAGCTGCACGAACCTGCGCGTCACGGCAAAAACAGTTTCTGCTGTGGGGCCGGCGGGGCGCAGTTCTGGAAAGAAGAAGAACCCGGTCATGAGCGGGTTTCCACCAACCGCTACCGTGAACTCAAGGGGACAAAGGCCGAGACCATTGCGGTGGGTTGCCCCTTCTGTATGCAGATGATGAACCTCGAGAGCGCCCAGGAACCCGAAGGCCAGGCCCCCAGGGTGCTGGACATCTCCGAGCTGGTGGTACAAAACCTCAAACGCAAGCCCGCAGAGGCCGGTGAGGCCACCGATTAG
- the nusB gene encoding transcription antitermination factor NusB, with protein MRRKARELAFKVLFEHAVGGVPLEAAWQHATQELKPDESDQDADVLDAEGLLFAHQLVQGYQTQQETIDQILATTIQGWSFGQMAKTDLAVLRLAAYEMLFEPTPHAPLIEVAVKIAKRYGGEDSGRFVNGVLARLLKRIEAGELQAVSKDE; from the coding sequence ATGCGGCGTAAGGCCCGTGAACTGGCCTTCAAAGTGCTCTTTGAGCATGCGGTGGGTGGGGTTCCGCTCGAGGCGGCCTGGCAGCACGCTACCCAGGAGCTAAAGCCCGACGAGTCCGACCAGGATGCCGATGTGCTTGATGCCGAAGGACTCTTGTTCGCTCACCAGTTGGTGCAGGGCTACCAGACCCAGCAGGAAACCATAGACCAAATCCTGGCGACCACCATCCAGGGCTGGAGCTTTGGTCAAATGGCCAAGACCGACCTGGCGGTTTTGCGGCTGGCCGCCTACGAGATGCTCTTTGAGCCTACCCCCCACGCGCCCCTGATTGAAGTAGCGGTCAAGATTGCCAAGCGCTACGGTGGCGAGGACTCGGGCCGCTTTGTGAATGGGGTTCTGGCCCGGTTGCTCAAGCGCATCGAGGCCGGGGAGCTGCAAGCGGTTTCCAAGGACGAATAA
- a CDS encoding Uma2 family endonuclease, giving the protein MPRQNPVSQATFAEFLEMEAKSQARHEFVDGFVFAMAGGTDYHNRLVATEAIDRGEKLLGYQKLPGLQAYVLVSQLDRRLEVFQRLEDGGWRYEAREDGVVRLPCANAALSLDDLYRGIPVR; this is encoded by the coding sequence ATGCCCCGGCAGAATCCGGTTAGCCAGGCGACCTTTGCAGAGTTCCTGGAGATGGAGGCAAAGTCCCAGGCCCGGCACGAATTCGTGGACGGGTTTGTGTTTGCCATGGCGGGCGGAACCGACTATCACAACCGTCTGGTTGCCACGGAGGCCATAGATCGGGGCGAGAAACTGCTTGGGTACCAGAAACTGCCCGGTCTGCAGGCGTATGTGCTGGTTTCCCAGCTTGACCGTAGGCTGGAAGTGTTTCAGCGGCTGGAGGATGGCGGCTGGCGCTATGAGGCCAGAGAGGACGGGGTCGTAAGGTTACCCTGTGCCAATGCTGCCTTGAGCCTCGACGACCTTTACCGGGGAATACCTGTCCGGTAG
- a CDS encoding branched-chain amino acid ABC transporter permease — protein sequence MYRLSQSLTDAFSRRFSRTVREDYRQDEAYASTPQGRFWLVVAIVGLLLLPFLLPQYPLFVATQILVAALAGLGLHLLVGGAGQISLGQAAFVGIGAYTSSHLTGDLVPLGILAGGLVAALIGIVLGIPSLRIKGAYLAIATLAFQFLADYIFKRWIDFTGGVAGRKLPAEGTFLGLPLADDRVVFYLGLAFAIPMFFYAKRLLSTRAGRAWFAVRDNDLSAQLSGVDLVRSKLTAFALSAFYGGIAGGILMHLIGAVTPENFVLSFSIQYLAIVIVGGAGTVLGAVLGAFFIVLIPETLSVIAGAFGPQYVAQLSAWRSVAFGVLILLFLILEPRGLVGLWGRIRDYFRTWPLPY from the coding sequence ATGTACCGCCTGAGCCAATCCCTAACCGATGCCTTTAGCCGACGTTTTTCTCGTACGGTGCGCGAAGACTATCGTCAGGACGAAGCCTATGCCAGCACTCCGCAGGGTCGATTCTGGTTAGTTGTGGCAATCGTGGGTCTGCTGCTGCTCCCCTTTTTGTTGCCGCAGTACCCGTTGTTTGTCGCCACCCAGATTCTGGTGGCCGCCCTGGCCGGGCTGGGCTTGCACCTGCTGGTGGGGGGTGCAGGCCAGATTTCATTGGGTCAGGCGGCTTTTGTGGGAATTGGTGCCTACACCTCCAGCCACCTTACGGGCGATCTGGTGCCCCTGGGCATCCTTGCCGGAGGGCTAGTAGCTGCGCTCATCGGGATTGTGCTGGGGATTCCCTCACTACGCATCAAGGGTGCGTATCTGGCCATCGCCACCCTGGCCTTCCAGTTCCTGGCCGATTACATTTTCAAACGCTGGATAGACTTTACCGGCGGTGTAGCGGGGCGCAAGCTCCCGGCGGAGGGCACATTCCTGGGCCTGCCGCTGGCCGATGACCGGGTGGTCTTCTATTTGGGTCTGGCCTTTGCGATCCCGATGTTCTTCTACGCCAAGCGCCTTCTTTCGACCCGGGCGGGCCGGGCCTGGTTTGCCGTGCGCGACAACGATCTTTCGGCCCAGCTTTCCGGGGTAGACCTGGTGCGCTCCAAGCTCACGGCTTTTGCGCTTTCGGCCTTCTACGGGGGGATTGCCGGAGGCATTTTGATGCACCTGATTGGGGCGGTCACCCCGGAAAACTTTGTGCTGTCCTTTAGCATCCAGTACCTGGCCATTGTGATTGTGGGTGGGGCCGGAACCGTACTGGGTGCGGTGCTAGGTGCTTTCTTCATCGTGCTGATTCCCGAGACCCTGAGCGTGATTGCCGGGGCCTTTGGGCCGCAGTATGTGGCGCAGCTTTCAGCCTGGCGCAGCGTGGCCTTTGGGGTGCTGATTTTGCTCTTTTTGATTCTGGAACCCAGGGGTCTGGTGGGGCTATGGGGCCGGATTCGAGATTACTTCCGAACCTGGCCGTTGCCGTATTGA
- the ugpC gene encoding sn-glycerol-3-phosphate ABC transporter ATP-binding protein UgpC, whose product MAKIRLEHVYKRYGGKVTAVKDFNLETEDGEFVVFVGPSGCGKTTTLRMIAGLEDITEGKLYIGDRLVNDVPPKDRDIAMVFQNYALYPHMNVYENMAFGLRLRRVPKDEIDRRVKEAARIIKIDHLLQRKPRELSGGQRQRVAMGRAIVREPKVFLFDEPLSNLDAKLRVEMRAEISKLQRRLGVTTVYVTHDQVEAMTLGQRIVVMKDGEVLQVDSPLNLYDFPETKFVAGFIGSPSMNFIRSRVQVEGGNAYFVGEGFKIKANGTLGASLMPYNGKEVWMGIRPEHIGLKGWTSIPESDNVVRGRVEVVEPLGADTEVHAEVGGHMMTAKVDGHAMVLPSDTVELLVDTSKLHAFEVDGHEKAIGHAMAQDSRSAARV is encoded by the coding sequence ATGGCAAAAATTCGGTTGGAGCACGTCTACAAAAGGTATGGCGGCAAGGTCACGGCGGTCAAGGATTTCAACCTCGAGACCGAAGACGGCGAGTTTGTGGTCTTTGTAGGGCCCTCGGGCTGCGGCAAGACCACCACCCTGCGCATGATTGCGGGTCTGGAAGACATCACCGAGGGCAAGCTCTACATTGGCGACCGGCTGGTCAACGATGTACCCCCCAAGGATCGCGACATCGCCATGGTTTTCCAGAACTACGCCCTCTACCCCCACATGAACGTGTACGAGAACATGGCCTTTGGCCTGCGTTTGCGGCGGGTTCCCAAGGACGAAATTGACCGCCGGGTGAAGGAAGCGGCCCGCATCATCAAGATTGACCACCTCTTGCAGCGCAAGCCCCGCGAGCTCTCCGGCGGTCAGCGCCAGCGGGTAGCCATGGGCCGGGCCATCGTGCGCGAACCCAAGGTGTTCTTGTTCGACGAGCCCCTTTCCAACCTCGACGCCAAGCTGCGGGTGGAGATGCGGGCCGAAATTTCCAAGCTCCAGCGCCGCCTGGGGGTTACCACCGTCTACGTGACCCACGACCAGGTCGAGGCCATGACCCTGGGTCAGCGGATTGTGGTGATGAAGGACGGCGAGGTTTTGCAGGTAGATAGCCCCCTGAACCTCTACGACTTCCCCGAAACCAAGTTTGTGGCTGGCTTTATCGGCTCCCCCTCGATGAACTTCATTCGCTCGAGGGTACAGGTCGAAGGAGGCAACGCCTACTTTGTGGGCGAGGGCTTCAAGATCAAGGCCAATGGAACCCTGGGTGCCAGCCTGATGCCCTACAACGGCAAGGAAGTTTGGATGGGCATTCGCCCCGAACACATTGGCCTCAAGGGCTGGACCAGCATTCCCGAGAGCGACAATGTGGTGAGGGGCAGGGTAGAGGTTGTCGAACCGCTAGGCGCCGACACCGAAGTACACGCCGAGGTGGGGGGTCACATGATGACCGCCAAGGTGGACGGCCATGCCATGGTGCTGCCCAGCGACACCGTGGAGCT
- a CDS encoding AMP-binding protein has translation MTPRTLIDYLAHHAETKPHAPALRVKRLGVWETTSWAHLKEKVEQLAGGLLQLGLEPGGVLAILGQNAPEWVISEIAAQTLGVMPMGIYADAMPEEVGYFIEFSECAGIVVSDEEQLDKVLPHLDKLKFVLVWEEAGMSKYWSERVRPFSSVVAMGQQAQSLEAVRSARARVQPDTIALLAPTSGTTARSKLAMLSHAQLIAGAEAGKDTITISGGEWVFSYLPLPWIGEQMLTVVRGLTDGTVMHFPEDMITLREDVKEVQPDFYLAPARLWEDMAAIVRSRMEDADRLKKAVYRWGMGVLLECAQREFRKEPIGFGLNLARALAYPIVARPIRARMGLAACRIAATGGAPLGPEVFTFFRALGVDIRQVYGQSETAATSVAHLPGDTPPETVGKPLRNTQVRIAEDGEIQVKGGQVFTGYFKNEAATRETFTEDGWFRTGDAGFFNENGHLVLLGRLKEVGALADGTRFAPQFLENRLKYSPYIREAVVIGHTRPYVTALIELDPENTQNWARKRGIIFTTYQSLTANPLVYELIAQELRMACESLPDELKVRRFAILPKELHADDEEITRTRKVKRGTVESRYAGLLEALYDGSKQVKLSLPIRYLEGQGTLEAEVQIADVGEPVGSGQKVGA, from the coding sequence ATGACGCCCAGAACCCTGATTGACTACCTGGCCCATCACGCCGAAACCAAACCCCATGCCCCGGCCCTGCGGGTCAAGCGCCTGGGGGTGTGGGAAACCACCTCCTGGGCCCACCTGAAAGAGAAGGTGGAGCAGCTTGCGGGCGGGCTGTTGCAACTGGGGTTGGAGCCGGGCGGAGTGCTGGCCATCCTGGGCCAGAACGCGCCGGAGTGGGTCATTTCCGAGATAGCAGCCCAGACCCTGGGGGTTATGCCGATGGGCATCTATGCCGATGCCATGCCCGAAGAGGTGGGCTACTTTATCGAGTTCTCCGAGTGCGCGGGCATTGTGGTCTCGGACGAGGAGCAGCTCGATAAGGTGCTGCCCCACCTGGACAAACTGAAGTTTGTGCTGGTCTGGGAGGAGGCCGGCATGAGCAAGTACTGGAGCGAGCGCGTACGCCCCTTTAGCTCGGTGGTGGCGATGGGGCAACAGGCGCAAAGCCTCGAGGCGGTGCGCTCGGCCAGGGCCAGGGTGCAACCCGATACCATCGCCCTGCTGGCCCCTACTTCGGGCACCACCGCCCGCAGCAAGCTGGCCATGCTCAGCCATGCTCAGCTGATTGCAGGGGCCGAAGCGGGCAAAGACACCATTACCATCTCGGGTGGGGAGTGGGTGTTTTCCTATCTGCCCTTGCCCTGGATTGGCGAGCAGATGCTCACGGTGGTGCGGGGCCTGACCGACGGCACCGTGATGCACTTTCCCGAGGACATGATTACCCTGCGCGAGGACGTGAAGGAAGTCCAGCCCGACTTCTACCTGGCCCCCGCGCGGCTCTGGGAGGATATGGCGGCCATTGTTCGCAGCCGCATGGAGGATGCCGACCGATTGAAGAAAGCGGTGTACCGCTGGGGTATGGGGGTTTTGCTCGAGTGCGCCCAGCGCGAATTCCGCAAGGAGCCGATTGGCTTCGGCCTGAACCTGGCCAGAGCGCTGGCCTACCCCATCGTAGCCCGTCCGATTCGTGCTCGCATGGGGCTGGCCGCTTGCCGCATTGCCGCTACCGGCGGCGCGCCTTTGGGGCCCGAGGTCTTTACCTTTTTCCGCGCCCTGGGGGTGGATATCCGCCAGGTTTACGGCCAGTCCGAAACGGCGGCCACCAGCGTAGCCCACCTGCCCGGCGATACCCCACCCGAGACCGTAGGGAAGCCCCTTCGCAATACCCAGGTGCGCATCGCCGAAGACGGCGAGATTCAGGTCAAGGGTGGGCAGGTCTTCACCGGTTATTTCAAAAACGAAGCGGCGACCCGGGAAACCTTTACCGAAGACGGCTGGTTCCGTACTGGTGATGCTGGCTTCTTCAACGAGAATGGTCACCTCGTACTCCTGGGCCGGCTCAAGGAAGTGGGGGCCCTGGCCGACGGCACCCGCTTCGCGCCGCAGTTTTTGGAGAACCGCCTCAAATACTCGCCCTACATCCGAGAAGCTGTGGTGATTGGTCATACCCGGCCCTACGTGACCGCCCTGATTGAGCTCGACCCCGAGAATACCCAGAACTGGGCCCGCAAGCGGGGCATCATCTTTACCACCTACCAGAGCCTGACCGCCAACCCCCTGGTCTATGAGCTGATCGCGCAGGAGCTCCGCATGGCCTGCGAGAGCCTGCCCGACGAACTTAAGGTGCGCCGCTTTGCCATCCTGCCCAAGGAACTCCACGCCGACGACGAGGAAATCACCCGTACCCGCAAGGTCAAGCGCGGCACCGTGGAGTCGCGCTATGCGGGCCTGCTCGAGGCCCTCTACGATGGCTCCAAGCAGGTTAAGCTCAGCCTGCCCATCCGCTACCTGGAGGGCCAGGGAACCCTCGAGGCCGAGGTTCAGATTGCCGATGTGGGTGAGCCTGTCGGTTCGGGGCAGAAAGTGGGGGCCTGA
- a CDS encoding Asp23/Gls24 family envelope stress response protein has protein sequence MVDYDLSESALVSLVVLALEGQKGLRLAQAGTRSVGDVLSGRRSRPVRLEREGDSLTVDLNVSVDYGKPVMEAAKEAQKTVAEALMASTGLKVKVVNVTVVSVEYKEPNAA, from the coding sequence ATGGTGGACTACGATCTCTCTGAATCGGCCCTGGTCAGCCTGGTGGTGCTGGCGCTGGAGGGGCAAAAGGGGCTCAGGCTGGCTCAGGCAGGCACCCGGAGTGTGGGCGATGTGCTTTCCGGGCGCCGCTCGCGCCCGGTGCGCCTCGAGCGCGAAGGCGACAGTCTGACGGTAGACCTGAACGTGAGTGTGGACTATGGTAAGCCGGTCATGGAGGCTGCAAAGGAAGCCCAGAAGACCGTAGCAGAAGCGCTCATGGCCTCTACCGGGCTGAAGGTAAAAGTCGTCAATGTCACGGTGGTTTCGGTGGAGTACAAGGAGCCCAATGCAGCCTAG
- a CDS encoding ABC transporter ATP-binding protein yields the protein MSKVLLEAQDLHLSFRGVKALVGVSFSVSEGDLFAVIGPNGAGKTSLLNVLSGLYRPQQGRVVFLGEDLAGQSPQARVRKGLGRTFQNLELFRGMTVLDNVKLGAELAVGGYTDLAPKAKIEWNIRRHAEEVLDYLHLSPYRHAPAGALPYGLQKRVEVARALAGRPKLLLLDEPMAGLSLEEKQDLARFLLDARREWGVTLVLVEHDLKAVLELSTGVLVMSYGEVLYQGAPAGVRENPRVAEAYLGRSA from the coding sequence ATGTCTAAGGTGCTGCTGGAAGCCCAGGATCTGCACCTCTCCTTCCGGGGTGTAAAGGCCCTGGTGGGGGTGAGTTTTAGCGTTTCGGAGGGCGACCTCTTTGCCGTAATTGGCCCCAACGGGGCGGGCAAGACCAGCCTGCTCAATGTGCTGTCGGGGTTGTACAGGCCACAGCAGGGCCGGGTGGTCTTCCTGGGCGAAGACCTGGCCGGTCAGAGCCCCCAGGCCCGGGTGCGGAAGGGGCTGGGCCGCACCTTCCAGAACCTCGAGCTCTTCCGGGGCATGACCGTGCTGGACAACGTCAAGCTGGGGGCCGAGCTGGCCGTGGGCGGTTATACCGACCTGGCTCCCAAGGCAAAGATTGAGTGGAACATTCGCCGCCACGCCGAAGAGGTGCTGGACTACCTGCACCTCTCCCCCTACCGCCACGCCCCCGCCGGAGCCCTGCCCTATGGTCTGCAGAAGCGGGTGGAGGTGGCGCGGGCCCTGGCCGGGCGGCCCAAACTGCTGTTGCTCGACGAGCCGATGGCCGGCCTCAGCCTGGAGGAAAAGCAAGACCTGGCCCGCTTTTTGCTCGATGCCCGGCGTGAGTGGGGGGTGACCCTGGTGCTGGTCGAGCACGACCTTAAGGCGGTGCTCGAGCTCTCTACCGGGGTGCTGGTGATGTCCTACGGCGAGGTGCTGTACCAGGGCGCTCCGGCGGGGGTGCGGGAGAACCCGCGCGTGGCCGAGGCCTATCTGGGGAGGAGCGCATGA
- the folD gene encoding bifunctional methylenetetrahydrofolate dehydrogenase/methenyltetrahydrofolate cyclohydrolase FolD codes for MLELSGPPVAEAVYQELQVQLSKLPYVPHLRVVRLGEDPASVSYVRLKDRQARKLGLSSQVDVFPESTSQDELLAHIARLNADPEVDGILVQSPVPKQVDFNTVLEAISPLKDVDGLTPTNAGRLWMGLEALESCTPAGVMRILKHYQIPLAGKEVVIVGRSNLVGKPLAALMLRENATVTLAHSRTQDLPAVCRRADVLVAAVGKVGLITPDMVRPGAVVVDVGINRVGQNEKGRDILVGDVAPEVAEVASALTPVPGGVGPMTVAMLLHNTVKAAIRRRGSAVPGA; via the coding sequence ATGCTAGAACTATCCGGCCCCCCGGTGGCCGAGGCGGTCTATCAGGAATTGCAAGTCCAGTTGTCGAAGTTGCCCTACGTGCCTCATCTGCGGGTGGTGCGGCTGGGGGAAGACCCGGCTTCGGTTTCGTATGTGCGCCTCAAAGACCGGCAAGCCAGGAAACTGGGCCTGTCCAGCCAGGTGGATGTGTTTCCCGAAAGCACCTCTCAGGACGAGCTGCTGGCCCATATTGCCAGGCTCAACGCCGACCCGGAGGTGGACGGCATACTGGTACAGTCGCCGGTGCCCAAGCAAGTTGACTTCAATACCGTGCTGGAAGCCATCAGCCCCCTGAAGGACGTGGACGGCCTGACCCCTACCAACGCGGGGCGCTTGTGGATGGGTCTGGAGGCCCTCGAATCCTGCACGCCGGCGGGGGTCATGCGGATTTTGAAGCACTACCAGATTCCCCTGGCGGGCAAGGAAGTGGTGATTGTGGGCCGCAGCAACCTGGTGGGCAAGCCTCTGGCAGCCCTGATGTTGCGCGAGAATGCCACCGTAACCCTGGCCCACTCCCGCACCCAAGACCTGCCCGCCGTCTGCCGCCGGGCGGATGTGCTGGTGGCGGCGGTGGGCAAGGTGGGGCTGATCACGCCCGATATGGTGCGCCCCGGTGCGGTGGTGGTGGACGTGGGCATCAACCGGGTGGGCCAGAACGAAAAAGGCCGCGACATCCTGGTGGGCGATGTGGCCCCCGAGGTGGCCGAAGTGGCCTCGGCCCTGACGCCGGTGCCGGGGGGGGTGGGCCCCATGACGGTGGCCATGCTGCTCCACAACACGGTTAAGGCGGCCATCCGTCGCCGGGGCTCAGCCGTGCCCGGAGCCTGA
- a CDS encoding divergent PAP2 family protein: MTELLANQVLWTAILASVFAQLLKLFIYYLVERRWEWERLAETGGMPSSHSATVAALATGVGITEGLGSAFFAIAVVLAIIVMYDATGIRRAAGLHAERLNDLFEEFRAVFEHGPRPEPLKELLGHTYLEVAVGATLGILFAVLSFALV; this comes from the coding sequence GTGACCGAGCTTCTTGCCAACCAGGTGTTATGGACGGCCATCCTGGCCAGCGTGTTTGCACAGCTCCTGAAGCTTTTCATTTACTACTTGGTCGAGCGCCGCTGGGAGTGGGAACGCCTGGCCGAGACCGGCGGCATGCCCTCCTCCCACTCAGCCACAGTAGCGGCGCTGGCGACCGGGGTGGGGATTACCGAGGGGCTGGGTAGCGCCTTTTTTGCCATCGCAGTGGTGCTGGCCATCATAGTCATGTACGACGCCACCGGCATTCGCCGGGCGGCGGGGCTGCACGCCGAACGCCTGAACGACCTGTTTGAAGAGTTTCGTGCCGTGTTCGAGCACGGCCCCCGGCCCGAGCCCTTAAAAGAGCTGCTTGGCCACACTTACCTCGAGGTGGCTGTGGGGGCTACCCTGGGCATCCTTTTTGCAGTGCTCAGCTTTGCGCTGGTGTGA
- a CDS encoding CAP domain-containing protein, with the protein MKQVWWMLLVLGFSVAMAQTTAQLESQVLSLINEARARGVACRGGGGGVRLSPLHYDATLAQAAKGHALNMGRYGFMSHYFQGVGPRVRVARAGYGYLRMSEIIFKGRNSDPARAVRWWLRSPPHCRAIMSPHYTEFGAGLSRVGHAWAVVLAQPR; encoded by the coding sequence ATGAAACAGGTTTGGTGGATGCTGTTGGTTTTGGGCTTTTCCGTTGCAATGGCCCAGACTACCGCCCAGCTGGAATCGCAGGTTCTTTCCCTCATCAACGAGGCCCGGGCCAGAGGTGTGGCCTGTCGTGGGGGAGGGGGTGGGGTTCGCCTGTCGCCCTTACACTACGATGCCACCCTGGCTCAGGCTGCCAAGGGCCATGCCCTCAATATGGGGCGCTACGGCTTTATGTCACACTATTTCCAGGGCGTGGGGCCCCGCGTGCGGGTGGCCAGGGCGGGTTATGGCTACTTGCGTATGTCGGAGATTATCTTCAAGGGTCGAAACAGCGACCCCGCCAGGGCAGTGCGCTGGTGGCTGCGTTCGCCTCCGCACTGCCGGGCCATCATGAGCCCCCACTACACCGAGTTTGGGGCCGGGCTCTCGAGGGTCGGCCATGCCTGGGCAGTGGTGCTGGCCCAGCCCCGCTAG